The Bacillota bacterium sequence ACTGGATCCACCGGGGTGTCGATGAGACTGGCAGCCAGGAAAAATGATTGCGTAATCGGGGGCATAATGGAACCGAGAATTCCGCCCAAGAGTAAGGTCAGCCCCACTTGCTCGCCGTCTAAGCCCAGCTCGGCCAAGGACATGACCACCAACACACCGATGACCGTAGTGGTAGCAATGGCGTCGCCCAAGAGGGATCCGGCCAACACCAGGCTCAGTACCACTGCCGTTATGAGGCCCTTGGGAGAACGACCAAAGAGGGCCCGGAAGATGTTGAGCACCGTATCCATGGTTCCCAGCCGTACTTGTGATTGGGCATAGATACTGCCAAAGATGGAAAGACCGATTACCCAGGCAATCCGGTCGATACCACCGATAGCCGCCGTCGCTGCCGCCGGTATTCCCACCCGCCCGAACAGAAACGCCAACACAGCTGCCGCCAGCAACCCGATTCGGGCGTCACCGCCAATTTTGGGCACCGGTAACAAAATAATGGCAAACAGTACCACTACTGGCAGGATTACGGTTAACACTTCAGCTCACCCCTTTTTCTATCCTTGCTTCAATTCTACGTCATTCAGGTAGTGAAGGTTCCCACATTAAGGTGAAATCACCGGATTCCCGCCTTGTTTTTTCCCTTGGAGAAAGCGATCTGGGGCAAACTCCGTTAGGGAAATCGACGTTTCCCCGCTCACCACCAGTTCAGCCAGTAGCTGACCTGTGATTGGCGCCAGGGCAATGCCATCGCCTTCGTGACCGGCAGCAATATATAGATTATCCACTCCCGGCAGCAGGCCCAAGTAGGGGAGGCCGTCCGGGGTATAAGGACGCAGCCCGGCAAAGGTGCGGATAACGTGCAGTTTGTCCAGGGCCGGCAAGATGCGGGCTCCATGGCGCAAAACGGTTCGGACCCCTTCCAGCGTTGTAGATGTATCCCAGTCTACAAACTCGCGGGTACTGCCCACCAGTATGGTGCCGGCAGCCGTTTGTTCCAGGGCGAGCCCAACACCTAGACGCAAAGCATCGTCTTCGGCGGCGGCCAAAAGCTCCGGGTGGTACTTGGCGGCAATGTAGCGGGCACAGAGTAAAATATGTCGAACCAAAGACGGAGCCGGCTCAGTCACCACCAGTTGCCCCCGGCGGGGGCGAAGCGGTAGCTCCAGGCCCAGGGGGGCTAATAAAGCTGAGGTGAACACGCCGGTGCACAGTATATATGACTGGGCATAAACGCAGCCACCGGGAATGACTACCTTCTCGATGGTGCCATTCTTGCGCACCAGGGACTGGACGGGAGTACCCTGCTGTACACGCGCACCGTGACGGATCGCAGCCTGGGCAAAACCCAGCACCACCTGGAGCGGATTGACCTGGCTATCCTGGGCACTATATGTAGCTCCCACCACATGGGGGGCTAAATTAGGCTCGAGCCGGCGAGCTTCTTCGCCACTGATCAGGCGTACATCCAGACCGATAGCCTGCTGCTTGTGCATAAACGTTTCCATGGCCGGCAGCTCGTCGGGCCGTTCAATCACAATCAATCCACCGCAGGGATTATATTCAAGGTCCCAGTCCAGCTCGGCTGTCAAGTCACGATAGATCCGGGCCGAGGCCAGCCCTAACTGGAGATGAACACCGGGGTTTTTTGACTGCATAATGACGAAACCATCGCAGGCTGACGACGTACCAGAACCAAGTTCGTTTTGTTCCAACAGGAGAACGTCGGCCCCTTGGCGGGACAGATAATAGGCCACAGCGGTACCGATAACCCCGCCCCCTACCACCGCCACCTCTGCCGTGTACTTCACCGTTGTTCCCCCTTTAAGCTCACCA is a genomic window containing:
- a CDS encoding FAD-dependent oxidoreductase encodes the protein MKYTAEVAVVGGGVIGTAVAYYLSRQGADVLLLEQNELGSGTSSACDGFVIMQSKNPGVHLQLGLASARIYRDLTAELDWDLEYNPCGGLIVIERPDELPAMETFMHKQQAIGLDVRLISGEEARRLEPNLAPHVVGATYSAQDSQVNPLQVVLGFAQAAIRHGARVQQGTPVQSLVRKNGTIEKVVIPGGCVYAQSYILCTGVFTSALLAPLGLELPLRPRRGQLVVTEPAPSLVRHILLCARYIAAKYHPELLAAAEDDALRLGVGLALEQTAAGTILVGSTREFVDWDTSTTLEGVRTVLRHGARILPALDKLHVIRTFAGLRPYTPDGLPYLGLLPGVDNLYIAAGHEGDGIALAPITGQLLAELVVSGETSISLTEFAPDRFLQGKKQGGNPVISP